From one Nitrososphaerota archaeon genomic stretch:
- a CDS encoding Fic family protein, translating to MATVVKRTVRGIAYYYLEHTVREDGKVTKKSRYLGRAVPKDIGRLKQQFVYELDKEKWFVLFDKIKESYTAEQAETPRSAREKELKEFSVRFTYNTQRIEGSTLTLRETAQLLEEGISPSGKSMEDVKEAEAHQKVFFDMLSYRKDLSLQVVLHWHKGLFEETKPDIAGQIRRHGVRISGSKFIPPSPVELNPLLRQFFGWYIGQKAKMHPVEFAALVHLRFVTVHPFSDGNGRISRLLMNFILNKHGYPMLNIEYKGRRTYYNALERAQINNNERAFCLWFFKKYIREQKSHQM from the coding sequence GTGGCAACGGTAGTAAAGAGGACGGTGAGAGGAATCGCGTACTATTACCTAGAGCACACTGTCAGGGAAGACGGTAAGGTAACTAAGAAGTCAAGGTACTTGGGTCGTGCAGTTCCGAAGGACATTGGGAGGCTCAAACAGCAGTTCGTATATGAGTTGGATAAGGAGAAATGGTTCGTTTTATTCGATAAGATCAAGGAGAGTTACACTGCTGAACAGGCGGAAACTCCAAGATCGGCTAGAGAAAAAGAGCTTAAGGAGTTCTCGGTTAGGTTCACCTACAATACGCAGAGGATAGAAGGTTCGACTCTTACGCTGAGAGAAACGGCTCAGCTGCTGGAGGAGGGTATCAGCCCAAGCGGGAAATCTATGGAGGATGTTAAGGAGGCTGAGGCGCATCAGAAGGTCTTCTTCGATATGCTAAGCTACCGGAAAGATTTGTCGCTTCAAGTTGTGCTGCACTGGCATAAGGGGCTCTTCGAGGAAACGAAGCCTGACATTGCGGGTCAGATAAGAAGACACGGAGTCAGGATCAGTGGAAGCAAATTTATCCCTCCCTCTCCAGTCGAGCTTAATCCATTACTCAGACAGTTCTTCGGCTGGTATATTGGCCAAAAAGCTAAGATGCATCCTGTCGAATTCGCTGCATTAGTACATTTGAGGTTCGTCACCGTTCACCCATTCAGCGACGGAAATGGGCGAATCAGCAGGCTACTGATGAATTTCATTCTGAATAAACACGGATATCCGATGCTGAACATCGAGTATAAAGGAAGACGAACCTACTACAATGCTCTTGAGAGAGCACAGATCAACAATAACGAAAGAGCCTTCTGCCTATGGTTCTTCAAGAAATACATCAGAGAACAGAAGTCCCATCAGATGTGA
- a CDS encoding diphthine--ammonia ligase, with the protein MILVEKVLLCWSGGKDSALALYEIQRAGGYEVVALLTTVTEDYDRISMHGVRRCLLEQQAASLGLPLEIVFIPKDCSNEVYELRMRDALHKMKSRGVSTIVFGDIFLEDLWKYRKANLERIGLKAVFPLWKQNTVDLAHRFINLGFKAVLACVDNHHLDGSFAGRLFDEELLSQLPSSADPCGENGEFHTFVFDGPIFQRPVLFKVGETVLRDNRFYYCDLVPSSHAIP; encoded by the coding sequence GTGATTCTTGTGGAGAAGGTTTTGCTTTGCTGGAGCGGTGGTAAAGATAGTGCTCTAGCCCTGTACGAGATTCAGAGAGCCGGCGGCTACGAGGTGGTTGCGCTGCTGACTACTGTGACCGAGGATTACGATCGTATCAGTATGCATGGTGTTCGCAGGTGTCTGCTTGAGCAGCAGGCTGCTTCTCTAGGTTTGCCTCTTGAGATTGTCTTTATTCCGAAAGATTGCTCAAATGAGGTTTACGAGTTGAGGATGCGTGATGCTCTTCACAAGATGAAGAGTAGGGGTGTCTCAACCATAGTTTTCGGAGACATCTTTCTAGAGGATTTGTGGAAGTACCGGAAAGCCAACCTCGAACGCATCGGCTTGAAGGCTGTGTTTCCGCTCTGGAAGCAGAACACGGTCGACTTAGCCCACCGATTCATCAATTTGGGTTTCAAGGCAGTTCTAGCTTGTGTAGATAATCATCATCTAGATGGTTCATTCGCAGGTAGGCTTTTCGACGAGGAGCTTCTGTCTCAGCTGCCGTCCTCAGCAGATCCTTGCGGTGAGAACGGGGAGTTCCATACATTCGTTTTTGACGGCCCTATCTTTCAGCGACCCGTGCTCTTCAAGGTTGGGGAGACCGTTTTGAGAGATAACCGGTTCTATTACTGCGACTTGGTTCCGTCTTCCCATGCGATCCCGTGA
- the cas4 gene encoding CRISPR-associated protein Cas4 — MYYLNASDLTQYYYCKRKVYFLKVVGVPPITRRKMNLGKEEQAKESKRLLERNDLFGVPREEVSEIVSRKTVSSSKLKLKGIIDILLLLRDSSGAVPVEIKYTDNPEANLSRKKQLFAYILLCEEALNLKCPYGILYFPDQNRSIRLTATEGDKTSVLKDIEEISRMFKTETLPRKAAEWKCNYCEVKRYCWT; from the coding sequence ATCTACTACCTAAACGCCAGCGACCTAACCCAATACTACTATTGCAAAAGAAAGGTCTACTTCCTAAAGGTCGTAGGCGTGCCCCCCATTACGAGGAGAAAGATGAATCTAGGAAAGGAGGAGCAGGCAAAAGAATCTAAACGACTCCTCGAACGAAACGATTTGTTCGGCGTCCCACGCGAAGAGGTCTCAGAAATAGTTAGCCGCAAAACCGTATCAAGCAGCAAACTAAAGCTCAAAGGAATAATTGATATCCTCTTACTCCTTCGAGACAGCAGCGGCGCAGTCCCGGTGGAAATAAAATACACAGACAACCCCGAAGCAAACCTATCCAGAAAGAAGCAGCTCTTCGCATACATACTCCTCTGCGAAGAAGCCCTAAACCTCAAATGCCCCTACGGCATCCTATACTTCCCAGACCAAAACCGCTCAATAAGACTCACAGCAACAGAAGGCGACAAAACCTCAGTCCTCAAAGACATCGAAGAAATAAGTAGAATGTTCAAGACCGAAACACTCCCAAGAAAAGCAGCAGAATGGAAATGCAACTACTGCGAAGTAAAACGATACTGCTGGACATAA
- a CDS encoding site-specific DNA-methyltransferase has translation MSGEEDSSDEGKKPSVSGRGRHPRNVLNDLSGEEWLYFTRSVLRTSYPHEFSQDLRRAHGANKPPRLMMELIRFFTKKGQSVLDPFAGVGGTLLGASLCGRKATGIEINREWIDIYLKVCEQEKLEKQEMIQGDCLEVLPKLVDSRESFDFVVFDPPYNVDMKVTMCNNTYGRQNRKKSYHTFSDDSRDISKVNSYQQYLDKMEQAFKHLHPLLHNNRYMAIIIRDAYQDGQYIFAGYDITKRAEQVGFTPKGDTIWYQSGTRLRPYGYPYAYVPNIMHQHILILRKE, from the coding sequence ATGAGCGGGGAAGAAGATTCCTCTGATGAGGGGAAGAAGCCTTCTGTTAGTGGTAGGGGGAGGCATCCGAGGAATGTTTTGAATGATTTGTCTGGTGAGGAGTGGCTTTATTTTACTAGGTCTGTTTTGAGGACTTCTTATCCTCATGAGTTTTCGCAGGATTTGAGGAGGGCTCACGGGGCGAATAAGCCTCCGCGTTTGATGATGGAGCTGATCCGGTTTTTCACGAAGAAAGGTCAGTCTGTGCTGGATCCTTTCGCAGGGGTCGGTGGCACACTGCTGGGGGCTTCTTTGTGCGGTAGGAAGGCTACTGGTATCGAGATTAACAGGGAGTGGATTGATATCTACCTAAAGGTCTGCGAGCAGGAGAAGCTTGAGAAACAGGAGATGATACAGGGCGACTGCCTAGAAGTCTTGCCGAAGCTTGTTGATTCTAGAGAATCGTTTGATTTTGTGGTGTTTGATCCGCCCTATAATGTAGATATGAAGGTCACAATGTGCAACAACACCTACGGAAGGCAGAACCGGAAGAAATCTTATCACACCTTCTCAGATGATTCAAGAGACATCAGCAAAGTCAACAGCTACCAACAATACCTAGACAAAATGGAACAAGCCTTCAAACACCTCCACCCACTACTACACAACAACAGATACATGGCCATAATCATCAGAGACGCCTACCAAGACGGCCAATACATCTTCGCCGGCTACGACATAACAAAACGAGCAGAACAAGTGGGCTTTACACCTAAAGGAGATACAATTTGGTACCAAAGCGGAACTAGACTTCGACCCTATGGATATCCATACGCGTACGTCCCTAATATTATGCATCAACATATTCTGATTTTGAGAAAGGAGTAG
- the cas1 gene encoding CRISPR-associated endonuclease Cas1, producing MVREEGKVLYAELPENLRQVIITGHGSISTDALVLLSTYGVDLILIDWKGKVVSRLSAPEMRTVFTRREQYIAYKDSRSGYLAKAFVLAKMKNQKALLGTFAKNRKETDSAAAERITHFKNVIEDLITRLEAFEPASIDTSRPSILGFEGSASSTYWDGIKEVVPEELKFDERSGRGALDPFNSMLNYGYGVLEGETWRAVHYAGLDPYGGFLHADRPGKPSMVLDLMEEFRQQLVDRTVISLASKKVVTSKDFQIEEGFCRLSDEARRALLKELLGKMEEYLAVGEEKMRWCDLILSKSRDVAQYLRGEVNNYNGFYLRW from the coding sequence GTGGTACGCGAAGAAGGCAAAGTCCTTTATGCTGAGCTACCTGAGAATCTCAGACAGGTAATCATCACAGGCCACGGCTCAATAAGCACCGATGCCTTGGTGCTTCTTTCAACCTACGGCGTTGACCTCATCCTGATAGACTGGAAGGGAAAGGTAGTGTCCAGATTATCCGCTCCGGAGATGCGTACAGTATTTACAAGAAGAGAACAATACATCGCATACAAAGACAGTAGAAGCGGTTACCTAGCTAAGGCCTTCGTCTTAGCGAAGATGAAGAACCAGAAGGCGCTACTAGGCACCTTCGCGAAGAACAGGAAAGAAACTGACTCCGCTGCCGCTGAAAGAATAACTCACTTCAAAAACGTGATAGAGGATTTAATCACCCGGCTTGAAGCATTTGAGCCAGCAAGCATCGACACATCGCGTCCCTCAATACTTGGCTTTGAAGGCTCGGCCTCCTCCACCTACTGGGACGGAATAAAGGAGGTTGTGCCGGAGGAACTAAAGTTCGATGAGAGAAGCGGACGCGGAGCCCTCGACCCGTTCAACTCAATGCTAAACTACGGTTACGGTGTACTGGAAGGTGAAACTTGGCGAGCAGTACATTACGCAGGTCTGGATCCCTACGGCGGCTTTCTTCACGCAGACCGACCAGGCAAACCAAGCATGGTCCTTGACCTTATGGAGGAGTTTCGACAGCAGCTAGTAGACCGAACCGTAATTTCGCTTGCCTCAAAGAAAGTTGTGACCTCGAAGGACTTCCAGATTGAAGAAGGCTTCTGCAGACTCTCGGACGAGGCTCGCCGCGCACTCCTTAAGGAGCTGCTCGGAAAGATGGAGGAGTACCTAGCCGTCGGCGAAGAAAAGATGAGGTGGTGCGACCTAATTCTCTCAAAGTCAAGAGATGTAGCGCAATACCTCAGAGGAGAAGTGAACAACTACAACGGATTCTACCTCAGATGGTGA
- a CDS encoding AbrB/MazE/SpoVT family DNA-binding domain-containing protein: MPINVVKVARKGQTTIPAELRQKLGIKKGDMFLVEATEEGQILFKPIRKLEDCAGIYAKYGKPEEVKKQIDRLRQEL; this comes from the coding sequence ATGCCAATTAATGTTGTCAAGGTTGCTCGAAAGGGTCAGACCACCATTCCGGCAGAACTTAGGCAGAAGCTAGGAATCAAGAAAGGAGATATGTTTTTAGTCGAAGCAACCGAGGAGGGGCAAATACTGTTCAAGCCCATTAGAAAGCTAGAAGACTGTGCAGGCATTTACGCAAAATATGGAAAACCTGAAGAAGTCAAGAAACAAATAGACAGGTTAAGACAGGAGCTTTAA
- the cas4a gene encoding type I-A CRISPR-associated protein Cas4/Csa1 codes for MYFLNDIERKTLLGRILPSARKVGVSEELRGWNWSDSPLKPLYPDERIPNFLVGSQYCPTARDVFVSKVRGVRGEENNHVRTGSLLHKAVQNVVLSYVDEVGEQSFEAWWEKEGSRTFRSSNNGQEAQANQGWVKSFVETIWSQTSSECKGALMARRSSQPYASEHDVHASALPFLVEHKVDGRLLGLSGLLSVDCYDYLHGIIFDLKYLRPRSTAEPWRRLYCAGYAIALESVYEIPMDLGCVVYISQINGQPTVSRDLFFIGDDLRGWWLEERDKKLEIVAQKKDPGIPNRCYDTCLYTKYCLGEQK; via the coding sequence ATGTACTTTCTGAATGATATTGAGCGGAAGACGCTTCTCGGCAGGATTTTGCCTAGTGCGAGAAAGGTCGGGGTCTCCGAGGAGCTGCGGGGGTGGAACTGGTCAGATTCGCCCCTTAAACCTCTTTATCCTGATGAGAGGATACCGAACTTTCTCGTGGGCTCACAGTACTGCCCGACGGCTAGAGATGTCTTCGTCTCAAAGGTGCGCGGAGTGAGGGGGGAGGAGAACAACCATGTGCGGACGGGAAGCCTACTTCACAAAGCAGTTCAAAACGTAGTACTCTCATACGTAGATGAAGTGGGAGAGCAGAGCTTTGAAGCATGGTGGGAGAAGGAAGGTTCACGAACCTTCAGAAGCAGTAACAACGGTCAGGAGGCGCAGGCAAATCAAGGCTGGGTTAAGAGCTTCGTAGAGACTATCTGGTCTCAGACCAGCTCCGAGTGCAAAGGCGCGCTTATGGCAAGGAGATCCTCTCAACCCTATGCGAGCGAGCATGACGTACATGCATCCGCGCTCCCCTTTCTCGTTGAGCATAAGGTGGATGGCCGCTTGCTCGGCCTGTCAGGTCTTTTGAGTGTGGACTGCTACGATTATCTTCACGGCATAATATTCGATCTAAAGTACCTTAGACCTAGAAGCACTGCGGAGCCGTGGCGTAGGCTTTACTGCGCTGGCTACGCAATCGCGCTTGAAAGCGTGTACGAAATACCTATGGATTTAGGCTGCGTAGTCTACATATCGCAGATCAACGGTCAGCCAACAGTTTCGAGAGACCTCTTCTTCATCGGCGATGACTTGAGAGGCTGGTGGCTTGAAGAGAGAGATAAGAAGCTTGAGATCGTAGCACAGAAAAAAGATCCAGGCATCCCAAACAGATGCTACGACACCTGTCTCTACACCAAATACTGTCTGGGTGAGCAAAAATAG
- the cas2 gene encoding CRISPR-associated endonuclease Cas2: MLTLTIYDISDDGRRTALSKLLQNYGLRRVQYSGFLGDLNPNDREILAKEVGGFVEGETDSVYIIPLCDRDAKTCRIVSKNKVSIIDKDNVTIVS, encoded by the coding sequence ATGCTGACTCTTACTATCTATGATATTTCTGATGATGGTAGGCGTACTGCGCTTTCTAAGTTGCTTCAGAATTACGGGTTGCGGCGTGTTCAGTATAGCGGGTTTTTGGGGGATTTGAATCCTAATGATAGGGAGATTTTGGCGAAGGAGGTGGGTGGGTTTGTTGAAGGTGAGACTGATAGTGTGTATATTATTCCTCTTTGCGATCGTGATGCAAAGACCTGCAGAATTGTCTCTAAGAATAAGGTGAGTATAATTGATAAGGATAATGTTACGATTGTTAGCTGA